One genomic segment of Marinitoga piezophila KA3 includes these proteins:
- a CDS encoding ABC transporter ATP-binding protein: MEVFFNILKELPKSNKLKTFFVFIISIFIQFGNISVPFIFQRLTDNFGSEKAFQYFQILLFVYFLQLLLNIFFGIFYTKNIYEISSYYKKRGFEFLLRNNKEINNFSEKIDLLFNLSEEGIASLFYESNVNFVVYIIFYFILLFYILKRSLIVGVLLIANTIVLYIVSRLKIKYLSSKNLEIIRLEAKKIKEIEDILRGFVEIRVFNILKNEVNRISNHFKEILNIIKRKQKIELFISGFEIMNFLVFPAILYIVGISIIEKNISLGEGIKIIQMVEIITSYSIFISNYTNVIPEIISVYEEYSKNFQ, encoded by the coding sequence ATGGAAGTTTTTTTTAATATTTTAAAAGAATTACCAAAATCTAATAAGCTAAAAACATTTTTTGTGTTTATAATAAGCATTTTTATTCAATTTGGAAATATATCAGTTCCGTTTATATTTCAGAGATTGACTGATAATTTTGGTAGCGAAAAAGCCTTTCAATATTTTCAGATATTATTGTTTGTATATTTTCTTCAATTACTTTTAAATATTTTTTTTGGAATATTTTATACAAAAAATATATACGAGATTTCATCTTATTATAAAAAACGAGGTTTTGAATTTTTATTGAGAAACAATAAAGAGATAAATAATTTTTCAGAAAAGATAGATTTACTATTTAATCTTTCTGAAGAGGGTATAGCATCTTTATTTTACGAATCAAACGTCAATTTTGTGGTTTATATAATTTTTTATTTTATATTGCTTTTTTATATATTGAAAAGATCCCTAATAGTGGGAGTACTATTAATTGCTAATACAATTGTTTTATATATAGTATCCAGATTAAAAATAAAATATCTTTCTTCAAAAAATTTGGAAATTATCAGATTAGAAGCGAAGAAAATAAAAGAAATTGAGGATATTTTAAGAGGTTTTGTGGAAATTAGAGTATTTAATATTTTAAAAAATGAGGTCAATAGAATTTCAAATCATTTCAAAGAGATTTTGAATATTATAAAGCGAAAACAGAAAATAGAATTATTTATTTCAGGTTTTGAAATTATGAATTTTTTGGTTTTTCCAGCAATTTTGTATATTGTTGGAATTTCAATTATAGAAAAAAACATTTCTCTTGGTGAAGGAATTAAGATCATTCAAATGGTTGAAATTATCACTTCTTATTCTATTTTTATAAGCAATTATACTAACGTAATACCAGAGATTATAAGTGTATATGAGGAATATTCTAAAAATTTTCAATAA
- a CDS encoding ABC transporter transmembrane domain-containing protein, which translates to MKKIIFVIIVLSIISIISEYLYTTIPLYTKDFIDFLTSGIINYKVLLNMTLIIIISFLLKTMVKIFLEYYKKKASYLITIKGLSNILKFDYLEFKEYDEIYYSESLLRLPEKIMEAVSSSGMENFTIIFKMIFLIIFIFNLDIKSGIATIIYTILSFVSIWISNKYFYENYDKQIEINLNNISDAMDQLEGLKEIHLFNTVNSEISRFENNINKYRDFSIKINILDWLLSFTINDFFQYSIYAYLIYRGLLLKDVGSLIALYMYVKDVANIMNNSIFGIWNSLREALISWNRLKKYII; encoded by the coding sequence ATGAAAAAAATAATATTTGTTATCATAGTTCTTTCTATTATTTCAATTATTTCAGAATATCTCTATACTACAATTCCACTTTATACAAAGGATTTCATAGATTTTTTGACATCTGGAATAATTAATTATAAAGTTTTATTAAATATGACTTTGATAATTATAATATCTTTTTTATTAAAAACCATGGTAAAAATCTTTTTAGAATATTATAAGAAGAAAGCATCATATTTAATAACTATAAAAGGTTTATCAAACATTTTAAAATTCGATTATTTAGAATTCAAGGAATATGATGAAATATATTATTCTGAAAGTTTATTAAGATTACCTGAAAAAATAATGGAAGCAGTAAGCTCTTCAGGAATGGAAAATTTCACTATAATATTTAAGATGATATTTCTCATAATTTTTATATTTAACCTTGATATAAAATCTGGTATTGCAACAATAATATATACGATATTATCGTTCGTTAGCATATGGATTTCAAATAAATATTTTTATGAAAATTATGATAAACAAATTGAGATAAATCTTAATAACATATCAGATGCAATGGACCAATTAGAGGGATTGAAAGAGATACATTTATTTAATACTGTAAATTCTGAAATATCACGTTTTGAAAATAACATTAATAAATATAGAGATTTTTCAATAAAAATAAATATATTGGATTGGCTTTTATCTTTTACAATAAATGATTTTTTTCAATATTCGATATATGCATATCTAATATATAGAGGATTACTTTTAAAAGATGTTGGTTCATTAATTGCATTATACATGTATGTAAAAGATGTAGCAAATATAATGAATAATTCTATATTTGGAATCTGGAACTCTTTAAGAGAAGCATTAATTTCATGGAATAGATTAAAAAAGTATATAATTTGA